ACTGGTGTCAAAGCCAAAGCGCAGATTCTGGAATGACCGTGTTGATGCAGGCAGTTTGCTTTTGGAAGGACAATACGCTGTATTGGGCTGAGGATATCGACTGGAGCTTGGAAGGACTTGACCGGAACGATTACCGTTGGATTGCCGCAAAAAATGTGCGTTGGCGCATTATAGAAGCAGCGTTAGGGCCAGATCCTAGACTCCTTAAGCCAGTCAACTAATATCAGCAGTATAGTGGAATTCTATAAGGTACGGTCTAAGCTCTAGGTTCTCATCTCTAAAGTCTCCATCCATGAAAGTTGTCGGCTTCACCTTTGTGCGCAACGCAGTGCTCTATGACTACCCGGTGCTGGAAAGTCTCCGGTCCTTGCTGCCGCTGTGCGACGAGGTGGTGGTGGCCGTGGGCCGCTCCGACGATGACACGCTGGGGCTGATTCGTAGCCTGGAGTCGCCGAAAATCCGCGTCGTGGAAACGGTGTGGGACGATACGCTGCGCGAGGGTGGGCGGGTGCTGGCCGTGGAGACAGACAAAGCCCTGGCCGCTGTGCCGGCTGATGCCGACTGGGCCATCTACCTGCAAGCCGATGAAGTGCTGCACGAGCAGGACTACCCGGCCATTCGGGAAGGTATGACCCGCTGGCTGCCGCAGCTGGGAGTGGAAGGGCTGCTGCTGCGCTATCGGCACTTCTACGGCTCCTATGACTACCTCGGCGACTCGCCCCGCTGGTACCGCCGCGA
This region of Hymenobacter sp. YIM 151500-1 genomic DNA includes:
- a CDS encoding glycosyltransferase family protein, which encodes MKVVGFTFVRNAVLYDYPVLESLRSLLPLCDEVVVAVGRSDDDTLGLIRSLESPKIRVVETVWDDTLREGGRVLAVETDKALAAVPADADWAIYLQADEVLHEQDYPAIREGMTRWLPQLGVEGLLLRYRHFYGSYDYLGDSPRWYRREIRIIRPGIGVYSYRDAQGFRKAPNQKLRVKLIDATVHHYGWVKTPAAMQRKQETFNRLWHSDEWVAQHVVPAAEFDYSQIDSLQRFTGTHPAVMQERVRRQGWQFEHDMSRNRYRLKDRLKQAVEQLTGYRPGEYRNYKLV